Proteins encoded by one window of Chondromyces crocatus:
- a CDS encoding type VI secretion system Vgr family protein, which yields MIEDVFFAWEGAQGPDGPWRHLDVLEVRGTEALSALYKFEIELVRHENAPDVGVEDLVGARAALRIATKVEPAYRLIHGVIASAEELGEIDHGTRYRVELVPPLVRSTMMKKSIIHLEKTLKEILEKTLTRTSWGAGLLPRDAEAPEGPDDDGDFRTFKPARAVFSWRCLDMSRLADPSARPYCVQYNESDFAFVSRLLEEEGVAYHFEHTRDECILVLSDYDAGRRRVKGHLGPGILGHVVENVRIGSRLRPRSASLDDYDWRKPQLDLLAQSPAGVTDFQTHEHPGRYETSRELGERLAEKREQRLDTERTWATADARNRMVHAGTLFTLDHPNSRWSGDYLVTEARYTLRQRGSFSSRGSQGDDDIYHVHLTALRCGAPGKPGESNYRPARITPRPRIQGSQTAVVTADPSAAEAEINVGGPQDIGCIRVRFHWDIDSGRHAIEPTSCWIRVSQLFAGASHGGIWNPRVGEEVIIDFLDGDPDRPLVTGRVYNGVNKPAESPTARPTWSAIKSYVSPRNDNYNMIAFEDLQGKEQIVVHAARNLDETVLATHNTGVGGDQNYGVGGNQNISVDRNRDVTVHGSETHTVDGNRALIVHGDQTHNIDGSEKTWIGVDQSVFVSGKRGVLVNGGDNMLNVAAGNNLMTISGSHKSKAGDDHKFISHGFKVEAVLTDLTQAMLTAQSGSAKIRMTDGLIVLDSGGGATLVMSGDSVAIKASKIFLDGGGAMVMCHGQIDLLASLINGKAGNIKLNG from the coding sequence GTGATCGAAGACGTCTTCTTCGCATGGGAGGGAGCCCAGGGCCCCGACGGACCCTGGCGCCACCTGGATGTGCTCGAAGTCCGCGGGACGGAGGCCCTCTCCGCCCTCTACAAATTCGAGATCGAACTCGTACGCCACGAGAACGCACCCGACGTCGGCGTCGAAGACCTCGTCGGCGCCCGCGCCGCCTTGCGCATCGCCACCAAGGTCGAACCCGCGTACCGCCTCATCCACGGCGTCATCGCCTCCGCCGAGGAACTCGGCGAGATCGACCACGGCACCCGCTACCGCGTCGAGCTGGTCCCTCCCCTCGTCCGCTCCACGATGATGAAGAAGAGCATCATCCACCTGGAGAAGACCCTCAAAGAGATCCTCGAGAAGACCCTCACCCGCACCTCCTGGGGCGCAGGCCTCCTCCCCCGAGACGCCGAGGCCCCGGAAGGCCCCGACGACGACGGCGACTTCCGCACCTTCAAGCCAGCCCGCGCCGTCTTCTCCTGGCGCTGCCTCGACATGTCGCGCCTCGCCGACCCGAGCGCGCGCCCCTACTGCGTCCAGTACAACGAGAGCGACTTCGCCTTCGTCTCTCGCCTCCTCGAAGAAGAAGGCGTCGCGTACCACTTCGAGCACACCCGCGACGAGTGCATCCTCGTCCTCTCCGACTACGACGCCGGCCGCCGCCGCGTGAAGGGCCACCTCGGCCCTGGCATCCTCGGCCACGTCGTCGAGAACGTCCGCATCGGCAGCCGCTTGCGCCCTCGCTCCGCCTCCCTCGACGACTACGACTGGCGCAAACCCCAGCTCGACCTCCTCGCCCAGTCCCCCGCGGGCGTCACCGACTTCCAGACCCACGAGCACCCGGGCCGCTACGAGACCTCCCGCGAGCTGGGCGAACGCCTCGCCGAGAAACGCGAACAGCGCCTCGACACCGAGCGCACCTGGGCCACGGCCGACGCCAGGAACCGCATGGTCCACGCCGGCACCCTCTTCACCCTCGACCACCCCAACAGCCGCTGGAGTGGCGACTACCTCGTCACCGAGGCCCGGTACACCCTCCGCCAGCGCGGCAGCTTCTCCTCCAGGGGCAGCCAGGGCGACGACGACATCTACCACGTCCACCTCACCGCCCTCCGCTGCGGCGCCCCGGGCAAGCCTGGCGAGTCGAACTACCGCCCCGCCCGCATCACCCCCCGCCCCCGCATCCAGGGCAGCCAGACCGCCGTCGTCACCGCCGATCCCTCCGCCGCCGAGGCCGAGATCAACGTCGGCGGCCCTCAGGACATCGGCTGCATCCGCGTCCGCTTCCACTGGGACATCGACTCCGGCCGCCACGCCATCGAGCCAACCTCCTGCTGGATCCGCGTCAGCCAGCTCTTCGCTGGCGCCAGCCACGGCGGCATCTGGAACCCCCGCGTCGGCGAAGAGGTCATCATCGACTTCCTCGACGGCGACCCCGACCGCCCCCTCGTCACCGGCCGCGTCTACAACGGCGTCAACAAGCCCGCCGAGAGCCCCACCGCCCGCCCCACCTGGAGCGCGATCAAGAGCTACGTCAGCCCGCGCAACGACAACTACAACATGATCGCCTTCGAGGACCTGCAAGGCAAAGAGCAGATCGTCGTCCACGCCGCCCGGAACCTCGACGAGACCGTCCTCGCCACGCACAACACCGGCGTCGGCGGCGACCAGAACTACGGCGTCGGCGGCAACCAGAACATCTCCGTCGACCGGAACCGCGATGTAACCGTCCACGGCAGCGAGACCCACACGGTCGATGGCAATCGCGCGCTCATCGTCCACGGCGACCAGACCCACAACATCGACGGCTCGGAGAAGACCTGGATCGGCGTCGATCAGAGCGTGTTCGTGAGCGGGAAGCGCGGCGTTCTCGTCAACGGCGGTGACAACATGCTGAACGTCGCTGCTGGCAATAACCTCATGACGATCTCTGGCAGCCACAAATCAAAGGCAGGTGACGATCACAAGTTCATCTCGCATGGCTTCAAGGTCGAAGCGGTGCTCACAGACCTGACGCAGGCCATGCTGACGGCCCAGTCGGGGAGCGCCAAGATCAGGATGACCGACGGGCTGATCGTGCTCGACAGCGGCGGCGGTGCGACGCTCGTGATGTCCGGAGACTCGGTTGCCATCAAGGCCTCCAAGATCTTCCTCGACGGCGGCGGTGCCATGGTGATGTGCCACGGCCAGATCGACCTGCTCGCCTCGCTGATCAACGGCAAGGCCGGCAACATCAAGCTGAACGGCTGA
- a CDS encoding DUF2169 domain-containing protein: MLVRNKSGRQVSLARTVVNDDLSVAALVVSSHYRAQNGALDPLREVPVPTPADPPDRRMIALWRGVSVTAAGDAYCPVTPPFVRPVALRVGPEIRRLLVFGDRRWTRGNDGGLSVTAPAKFDPMPLSFSRAFGGSHELGPGLFPGTDLPMPRLQVAYPLNPAGVGFYESVASAEDQLLPNIELPDQLVQRVDDRPEPAGFSSCPELPALRLTEDTMSSRDGQPPRGLQPLSIEQRLSLSLRALHHAPGRLIFARVPVGTEMTLDGLGAAASAIRFEVPRSPIRVGIRRGRGDEEIAPSLRSVHIDARSSVVSLVHAHTFHHHPERAPDWVRVIARGSV, encoded by the coding sequence ATGCTCGTTCGCAACAAATCCGGCCGGCAGGTCAGCCTCGCCCGGACCGTGGTGAATGACGACCTCTCCGTCGCTGCACTGGTCGTCTCATCCCATTACCGCGCCCAGAATGGCGCGCTCGACCCCCTCCGGGAAGTGCCGGTGCCCACCCCTGCTGACCCACCTGACCGCAGAATGATTGCGCTCTGGAGGGGCGTGAGTGTGACGGCGGCAGGAGATGCGTATTGCCCTGTGACACCCCCGTTCGTGCGACCCGTCGCCCTCCGGGTGGGCCCCGAGATCCGGCGCCTCCTCGTCTTTGGAGACCGGCGATGGACCCGCGGGAACGACGGCGGCCTATCGGTGACGGCGCCGGCGAAGTTTGACCCGATGCCTTTGTCGTTCTCTCGTGCTTTCGGCGGAAGCCATGAACTGGGGCCTGGCCTGTTCCCTGGTACCGACCTCCCGATGCCTCGGCTCCAGGTGGCCTATCCCCTGAATCCCGCCGGGGTGGGCTTCTACGAGAGCGTTGCTTCAGCCGAAGACCAGCTCCTTCCGAACATCGAGCTACCCGACCAGCTCGTGCAGCGGGTCGATGATCGGCCCGAGCCAGCAGGCTTCTCCTCCTGTCCGGAGCTTCCGGCCCTGCGGCTGACGGAGGACACGATGTCCTCGCGCGATGGCCAACCCCCGAGGGGCCTTCAGCCACTCTCCATCGAGCAGCGACTCTCTCTCAGCCTTCGCGCTCTCCACCACGCACCAGGTCGCCTCATCTTCGCGCGTGTCCCCGTGGGAACCGAGATGACACTCGATGGGCTCGGTGCCGCGGCAAGCGCGATCCGGTTCGAGGTGCCACGCTCGCCGATCCGTGTCGGCATCCGGCGTGGGAGAGGAGACGAAGAGATCGCGCCCTCGTTGCGTAGCGTTCACATCGACGCCCGCTCCAGTGTCGTGTCGCTGGTCCACGCCCACACCTTCCACCATCATCCCGAGCGCGCCCCGGACTGGGTACGCGTCATCGCGCGGGGCAGCGTATGA
- a CDS encoding DUF2169 domain-containing protein — protein MTTSSTSSAPSPHLFSYRLPGGPYQIGLVAKRAYRIPQRGAAEPLADVPIVWTEPDWIESHAVPGTRRFLHDSDKFATAKPATDVLLLGTAHSRRGNVRALDTAIEVGPVRKTVHVEGDRTIERAPDGGLRFGPAEGFETLPLTWERAYGGRDLDEEQRRWPRPRGKIDPRVRPDPNEPPHGTLTYPRNYVGRGYRLGPDAEARLVGTLAPNLEDPAHPLDARRLAIPELMDWIDGPIPACYAPIDYFTFPRAMFVLRPDFNPPRRRPYEIDLGALRTEDLDEPASPLPTGDPRAYLCAPPGLGSHRLLGHEPVKLWNLHRDRDLVAFDLPGDRPTVALTLPGVGVRTLEPHLATVLLEPDEDRLTLTWGAALDVAMVFPDEALAEIGVHVRFPR, from the coding sequence ATGACCACGTCGTCCACCTCGTCGGCCCCGAGCCCGCACCTGTTCTCTTACCGGCTCCCTGGCGGGCCGTACCAGATCGGCCTCGTCGCCAAGCGCGCCTACCGCATCCCCCAGCGCGGCGCCGCCGAGCCCCTCGCCGACGTTCCCATCGTGTGGACCGAGCCCGACTGGATCGAGTCCCACGCCGTCCCTGGCACCCGCAGGTTCCTCCACGACAGCGACAAGTTCGCCACCGCCAAGCCTGCCACCGACGTCCTCCTCCTCGGCACCGCCCACTCCCGCCGGGGCAACGTCCGCGCCCTCGACACCGCCATCGAGGTCGGCCCCGTGCGCAAGACGGTCCATGTCGAAGGCGACCGCACCATCGAGCGCGCCCCCGACGGCGGCCTCCGCTTCGGCCCAGCCGAAGGCTTCGAGACCCTCCCGCTCACCTGGGAGCGTGCCTATGGCGGCCGAGACCTCGACGAAGAGCAGCGCCGCTGGCCCAGGCCCCGCGGCAAGATCGACCCCCGCGTGCGCCCTGACCCCAACGAGCCCCCGCACGGCACGCTCACCTACCCCCGCAACTACGTCGGACGCGGCTACCGCCTCGGCCCGGACGCCGAAGCCCGCCTCGTCGGCACCCTCGCCCCCAACCTGGAGGACCCGGCGCACCCCCTCGACGCGCGCCGCCTCGCCATCCCCGAGCTGATGGACTGGATCGATGGCCCCATCCCGGCCTGCTACGCCCCCATCGACTACTTCACCTTCCCCCGCGCCATGTTCGTCCTGCGCCCCGACTTCAACCCCCCGCGCCGGAGGCCCTACGAGATCGACCTCGGCGCCCTGCGCACCGAGGACCTCGACGAACCCGCCTCCCCGCTGCCCACCGGCGACCCGCGCGCCTACCTCTGCGCGCCCCCGGGCCTTGGATCCCACCGCCTCCTGGGCCACGAACCCGTCAAGCTCTGGAACCTCCACCGCGACCGCGACCTCGTCGCCTTCGACCTCCCCGGAGACCGCCCCACCGTCGCGCTCACCCTCCCTGGCGTCGGCGTGAGGACCCTCGAACCCCACCTCGCCACCGTCCTCCTCGAACCCGACGAAGACCGCCTCACCCTCACCTGGGGCGCCGCCCTCGACGTCGCCATGGTCTTCCCCGACGAAGCCCTCGCCGAGATCGGCGTCCACGTCCGCTTCCCCCGCTGA
- the carB gene encoding carbamoyl-phosphate synthase large subunit: MYGAYLPKKPRRVLVLGSGALQIGQAGEFDYSGSQAIKAFKEEGIATVLVNPNIATIQTSEGLADKIHLCAVTPDLVERIIVKEEVDAIALSFGGQTALNCGLELADSGILDKHNVRVLGTPIKTIRDTEDRRLFIDRLDEIGVKTARSRACRTPAEAMQAAREIGFPVMLRGGYALGGKGSGIVENEEVLAEAVARGFAGGVPQVLVEECLRGWKEIEYEVVRDGRDGCITVCNMENLDPMGIHTGESIVVAPSQTLNDHEYQLLRSVALKTVRHLGIVGECNIQYALDPKSSDYRVIEVNARLSRSSALASKATGYPLAYVAAKIALGYTMPEIPNAITRRTTSFFEPSLDYLVCKMPRWDLGKFKGASLRIGSEMKSVGEVMAIGRTFPEVIQKAIRMLDIGVKGLDPLAFELPDLRDQLVNATPFRIFAVARALWEGMSVDEIHDLTKIDRWFLDQIEPIVDMHRELSALRPGPPPRPVAPPSPVRSPSVAPSSNGSPSAPPSRATVPPPTLASPPPPEEAIEEGVLRRAKQLGLSDRMIGTLTGAPRGSIRMLRKRFGIVPHLAQIDTTAAEFPAETNYLYSSYHAAASDVSPSWRKKIMVLGSGAYRIGSSVEFDWCCVNAIRAASELGYETIMVNYNPETVSTDYDTCDKLIFDEISFESVLDIYEREQPYGIVVSMGGQVPNNLALRLHQAGARILGTSAASIDAAEDRKKFSDLLDQLGVDQPRWAHVTDVDAAMDIVNQVGGFPVLVRPSYVLSGAAMSVAHEPNELRRILARAKAVGPTHPVVVSKFETHAREVEIDAVADRGEIVLAAISEHIENAGVHSGDATLVLPPQSLYIATIRRVRQIAQKIARALSITGPFNIQFLAKMNDVKVIECNLRASRSFPFVSKVTGVNFVAEATRRMLGVARKVESHSLDLDYVAVKAPMFSFSRLTGADPMLGVEMSSTGEVGCFGDDLHEALLHALLATGFRIPQKGVLLSLGPLQDKYWFADEARVIADQLKLPIYATPGTAEALRAVGIACTSLAKQPDEGETAMQAMDEGKVDLVINVPVEYDQFGRPDGYLIRRRAVDLGLPLITDLQLARAVVEALRSKRLQDLTIRSYDEYLARSPVALP, translated from the coding sequence ATGTACGGCGCCTACCTCCCCAAGAAGCCCCGCCGCGTGCTCGTCCTCGGCTCGGGCGCGCTCCAGATCGGCCAGGCCGGGGAGTTCGACTACTCGGGCTCTCAAGCGATCAAGGCGTTCAAGGAAGAGGGGATCGCCACGGTCCTCGTCAACCCGAACATCGCCACCATCCAGACCAGCGAAGGCCTCGCCGACAAGATCCACCTCTGCGCGGTCACCCCCGACCTCGTCGAGCGCATCATCGTCAAGGAAGAGGTCGACGCCATCGCCCTCTCCTTCGGCGGCCAGACCGCCCTCAACTGCGGCCTCGAGCTCGCCGACAGCGGCATCCTCGACAAGCACAACGTCCGCGTCCTCGGCACCCCGATCAAGACCATCCGCGACACCGAGGATCGCCGCCTCTTCATCGACCGCCTCGACGAGATCGGTGTCAAGACCGCGCGCAGCCGCGCTTGCCGCACCCCCGCCGAGGCCATGCAGGCCGCCCGCGAGATCGGCTTCCCGGTCATGCTCCGCGGCGGCTACGCGCTCGGCGGCAAGGGCAGCGGCATCGTCGAGAACGAAGAGGTCCTCGCCGAGGCCGTGGCGCGCGGCTTCGCCGGCGGCGTCCCCCAGGTCCTCGTCGAGGAGTGCCTGCGCGGCTGGAAAGAGATCGAATACGAGGTGGTCCGCGACGGCCGCGACGGCTGCATCACCGTCTGCAACATGGAGAACCTCGACCCGATGGGCATTCACACGGGGGAGTCCATCGTCGTCGCCCCCTCGCAGACGCTGAACGACCACGAGTACCAGCTCCTCCGCTCCGTCGCCCTGAAGACGGTGCGCCACCTCGGCATCGTCGGCGAGTGCAACATCCAGTACGCCCTCGACCCGAAGAGCTCCGACTACCGCGTCATCGAGGTCAACGCGCGCCTCAGCCGCTCCAGCGCCCTCGCGAGCAAGGCCACCGGCTACCCCCTCGCTTACGTCGCCGCGAAGATCGCCCTCGGCTACACCATGCCCGAGATCCCGAACGCGATCACCCGGCGCACCACCTCGTTCTTCGAGCCCTCGCTCGACTACCTCGTCTGCAAGATGCCCCGCTGGGATCTCGGCAAGTTCAAGGGCGCCTCCCTGCGCATCGGCAGCGAGATGAAGAGCGTCGGCGAGGTCATGGCCATCGGCCGCACCTTCCCCGAGGTCATCCAGAAGGCCATCCGCATGCTCGACATCGGCGTGAAGGGCCTCGATCCCCTCGCCTTCGAGCTGCCCGATCTCCGCGACCAGCTCGTGAACGCCACCCCCTTCCGCATCTTCGCCGTCGCGCGCGCGCTGTGGGAAGGCATGAGCGTCGACGAGATCCACGATCTCACCAAGATCGACCGCTGGTTCCTCGACCAGATCGAGCCCATCGTCGACATGCACCGCGAGCTGTCGGCCCTCCGCCCCGGCCCGCCCCCGCGCCCCGTCGCCCCGCCGAGCCCCGTGCGCTCCCCGTCCGTCGCCCCCTCGTCGAACGGCTCGCCCTCAGCCCCGCCCTCGCGCGCCACGGTGCCACCGCCCACCCTGGCGAGCCCGCCCCCGCCCGAGGAGGCCATCGAGGAAGGCGTCCTCCGCCGCGCCAAGCAGCTCGGCCTCAGCGACCGCATGATCGGCACCCTCACCGGCGCCCCGCGCGGCTCGATCCGCATGCTGCGCAAGCGCTTCGGCATCGTCCCGCACCTCGCGCAGATCGACACGACCGCCGCCGAGTTCCCCGCGGAGACGAACTACCTCTACTCCAGCTACCACGCCGCCGCGTCCGACGTGTCGCCCTCCTGGCGCAAGAAGATCATGGTCCTCGGCTCCGGCGCCTACCGCATCGGATCGAGCGTCGAGTTCGACTGGTGCTGCGTCAACGCGATCCGGGCCGCCTCCGAGCTTGGCTACGAGACCATCATGGTCAACTACAACCCGGAGACGGTCAGCACCGACTACGACACGTGCGACAAGCTGATCTTCGACGAGATCAGCTTCGAGAGCGTGCTCGACATCTACGAGCGCGAGCAGCCCTACGGGATCGTGGTGAGCATGGGCGGCCAGGTGCCGAACAACCTCGCCCTGCGCCTGCACCAGGCCGGCGCGCGCATCCTCGGCACCAGCGCCGCCAGCATCGACGCCGCCGAAGACCGCAAGAAGTTCAGCGATCTCCTCGACCAGCTCGGCGTCGACCAGCCCCGCTGGGCGCACGTCACCGACGTCGACGCCGCCATGGACATCGTGAACCAGGTCGGCGGCTTCCCCGTCCTCGTGCGCCCCAGCTACGTGCTCAGCGGCGCCGCGATGAGCGTCGCCCACGAGCCCAACGAGCTGCGCCGCATCCTCGCCCGCGCCAAGGCCGTCGGCCCCACCCACCCCGTCGTCGTGTCCAAGTTCGAGACCCACGCCCGCGAGGTGGAGATCGACGCCGTCGCCGACCGCGGCGAGATCGTCCTCGCCGCCATCAGCGAGCACATCGAGAACGCCGGCGTGCACAGCGGCGACGCCACCCTGGTCCTGCCCCCGCAGTCCCTCTACATCGCCACCATCCGCCGCGTGCGCCAGATCGCCCAGAAGATCGCCCGCGCCCTGTCGATCACCGGCCCCTTCAACATCCAGTTCCTCGCCAAGATGAACGACGTGAAGGTCATCGAGTGCAACCTGCGCGCCTCGCGCAGCTTCCCCTTCGTCTCCAAGGTGACCGGCGTGAACTTCGTCGCCGAAGCGACCCGGCGCATGCTCGGCGTCGCTCGCAAGGTGGAGAGCCACAGCCTCGACCTCGACTACGTGGCCGTGAAAGCGCCCATGTTCTCCTTCTCGCGCCTCACCGGCGCCGACCCGATGCTCGGCGTCGAGATGTCGAGCACCGGCGAGGTGGGCTGCTTCGGCGACGACCTGCACGAAGCCCTCCTGCACGCCCTCCTCGCCACCGGCTTCCGCATCCCACAGAAGGGCGTGCTCCTCTCCCTCGGCCCCCTGCAAGACAAGTACTGGTTCGCCGACGAAGCCCGCGTGATCGCCGACCAGCTGAAGCTCCCCATCTACGCCACCCCCGGCACCGCCGAAGCCCTGCGCGCCGTGGGCATCGCCTGCACCTCCCTCGCGAAGCAACCCGACGAGGGAGAGACCGCGATGCAAGCCATGGACGAGGGCAAGGTCGACCTCGTGATCAACGTGCCCGTCGAGTACGACCAGTTCGGTCGCCCCGACGGCTACCTGATCCGACGCCGCGCCGTGGACCTCGGCCTGCCCCTGATCACCGACCTGCAGCTCGCCCGCGCCGTGGTGGAAGCCCTGCGCTCGAAGCGGCTGCAAGACCTGACCATCCGCTCCTACGACGAGTACCTCGCCCGCAGCCCGGTGGCGCTGCCGTGA
- the carA gene encoding glutamine-hydrolyzing carbamoyl-phosphate synthase small subunit: protein MMNAHRMKLVLEDGSTMVGTSFGSPRAVTGEVVFNTAMTGYVETLTDPSYRGQILTLTYPLVGSYGVPAPRKAGTLDGPYESDRIQVQGLIVQSYVERYSHHAAVRSLGAWLASEGIPAITGIDTRTLTRKLREAGTMKGWLLPADQELDRTSAHAVDMKREVFQAVAPSAPILHEGGKLRILLVDVGAKDNIVRSLLERGATVDRVPWHANLAEHAALADGILISNGPGDPKDVAALVEQIRGLLGTYTRPIFGICMGNQILALAAGGDTFKLPYGHRGVNQPVQDLLTRRCYVTSQNHGYAVRNESLPADWEPWFVNINDGTNEGIRSRVRPFFSVQFHPEANPGPKDAAYLFDDFLRLCGAMSNDARDTRGGH from the coding sequence TTGATGAACGCGCACCGGATGAAGCTCGTCCTCGAAGACGGGAGCACCATGGTCGGGACGAGCTTCGGGTCACCCCGCGCGGTGACTGGCGAGGTCGTCTTCAACACCGCGATGACGGGGTACGTCGAGACCCTCACCGACCCGTCGTACCGCGGGCAGATCCTCACCCTCACCTATCCCCTCGTGGGCAGCTACGGCGTCCCCGCCCCCCGCAAGGCGGGCACCCTCGACGGCCCCTACGAGTCCGACCGCATCCAGGTCCAGGGCCTCATCGTCCAGAGCTACGTCGAGCGGTACAGCCACCACGCGGCCGTGCGCTCCCTCGGCGCCTGGCTCGCGAGCGAGGGCATCCCGGCCATCACCGGCATCGACACCCGCACCCTCACCCGCAAGCTGCGCGAGGCCGGCACCATGAAGGGCTGGCTCCTCCCGGCCGACCAGGAGCTCGACCGCACCAGCGCGCACGCCGTCGACATGAAGCGCGAGGTCTTCCAGGCCGTCGCGCCCAGCGCCCCGATCCTCCACGAGGGCGGCAAGCTCCGCATCCTCCTCGTCGACGTCGGCGCCAAGGACAACATCGTCCGCTCCCTCCTCGAACGCGGCGCCACCGTCGATCGCGTCCCCTGGCATGCGAACCTCGCCGAGCACGCCGCCCTCGCCGACGGCATCTTGATCAGCAACGGCCCCGGTGATCCCAAGGACGTCGCCGCCCTCGTCGAGCAGATCCGCGGCCTCCTCGGCACGTACACCCGCCCCATCTTCGGCATCTGCATGGGCAACCAGATCCTCGCCCTCGCGGCGGGCGGTGACACCTTCAAGCTCCCCTACGGCCACCGCGGCGTGAACCAGCCGGTCCAGGACCTCCTCACCCGCCGCTGCTACGTCACCAGCCAGAACCACGGCTATGCCGTGCGCAACGAGTCCCTCCCGGCCGACTGGGAGCCCTGGTTCGTGAACATCAACGACGGCACCAACGAGGGCATCCGCTCTCGCGTCCGGCCCTTCTTCAGCGTCCAGTTCCACCCCGAGGCCAACCCTGGCCCCAAGGACGCCGCGTACCTCTTCGACGATTTCCTGCGCCTCTGCGGCGCCATGTCCAACGACGCGCGGGACACCCGCGGAGGCCACTGA
- a CDS encoding trypsin-like peptidase domain-containing protein, producing MANYNFNKWFRAMRHMIAHSSTAVWGRRRSIAPGQSSFVSGTGTLLEIHGCPIVMTCFHVLEPIDDDVMFATGRLTEQRERVHSHRVYDESIDLGAAILNDRFCPGDRRFVSASDAVLQNIDRGEPVIVYGFPMGHRKIQVGAKVSADERKAWFKSMTYLSVIGYERYNTALQGYFPTIEWLPASHPDMVRILQVSIPAGEDIDRRGFSGGPVFLANSRKLIGHVTHVRQDGDKSFFFVPIARSLDSLSKRINTVYELKS from the coding sequence ATGGCGAACTATAATTTTAACAAGTGGTTCCGTGCCATGCGCCACATGATTGCTCACTCATCGACAGCAGTTTGGGGCAGGCGGCGGAGCATTGCTCCTGGACAGAGTTCGTTCGTTAGTGGCACTGGAACCCTGCTAGAAATTCACGGCTGCCCGATAGTCATGACCTGTTTTCACGTTCTAGAACCGATTGATGACGACGTCATGTTTGCCACAGGACGCCTCACCGAACAGAGGGAACGAGTGCATAGTCATAGAGTGTATGATGAATCGATCGATCTAGGAGCAGCAATTCTAAATGATCGTTTTTGTCCTGGTGATCGTCGATTTGTTTCCGCGAGCGATGCGGTTTTGCAAAACATAGATCGTGGTGAACCTGTGATTGTTTATGGTTTTCCAATGGGTCACCGTAAGATCCAAGTAGGGGCCAAGGTTTCTGCCGACGAAAGGAAGGCTTGGTTCAAATCAATGACTTATCTCTCAGTGATAGGCTATGAGCGTTATAATACTGCGCTGCAAGGCTACTTTCCGACGATTGAGTGGCTGCCGGCATCACATCCAGACATGGTACGGATCCTTCAGGTTTCGATTCCTGCTGGTGAAGATATCGACCGACGCGGATTCAGTGGCGGACCCGTTTTCTTGGCGAATTCACGTAAGCTAATCGGTCATGTTACGCATGTTCGGCAAGATGGCGATAAATCATTTTTCTTCGTGCCAATTGCGCGGAGTTTGGATTCTCTTTCTAAGCGAATTAATACAGTGTACGAACTGAAAAGCTAG
- a CDS encoding transposase, which translates to MDEFGVNLGQTRRYGRAQHGQRVCGHAPAKTEPNITLTIGLSLQGIVAPLASEGATNGVTFDTYVRTQLAPQLHPGDVVIADGLGHQRMRSVRQAVHDRGAHHWILSPYSPDLSPIEEAGAKIKHFIRAEGPRTMADVYEDFG; encoded by the coding sequence ATCGACGAGTTTGGAGTGAACCTCGGGCAAACACGACGCTATGGCCGAGCGCAGCATGGGCAACGAGTTTGCGGGCATGCTCCGGCCAAGACTGAGCCGAACATCACGCTGACCATCGGCTTGTCACTGCAGGGCATCGTGGCTCCCTTGGCCTCTGAAGGTGCGACGAACGGTGTGACCTTCGACACGTACGTTCGTACCCAGCTCGCTCCGCAACTGCACCCAGGCGATGTCGTCATCGCCGATGGACTCGGCCACCAGCGAATGCGCAGCGTGCGCCAAGCCGTGCATGACCGCGGCGCTCACCATTGGATCTTGTCGCCCTACTCACCGGATCTCAGTCCCATCGAGGAAGCTGGTGCCAAGATCAAGCACTTCATCCGAGCGGAAGGACCTCGTACGATGGCGGATGTCTACGAGGACTTCGGCTAA